The sequence below is a genomic window from Rudanella lutea DSM 19387.
TCGCGGGCTTCGCTCGACTTGATCGTTGGCGCTACCGCACAGGATATCTGCATGGTAGAGGGCGAGATGAACGAGTGCTCAGAAGAAGAAATTGTAGAGGCTCTGCGCGTTGCTCACGACGTAATCAAGCAACAGTGTGCGGCCCAGAAAGAGCTGGAAGCGAAAGTCGGCAAAACCGAAAAGCGCCAGTATAGCCACGAAACGCATGATGAGGAGTTGCGCGCTGCCGTTCGGGCGGCTTGCTACGACAAAATCTACGCGGTAGCCCAGTTACAGCAAGCCAACAAGAAAGCCCGTAGCGAAGGGTTTAAAGCCGTTCGCGACGAGTACATGGCTTCGTTGCCCGAAGGCACAGAGGTAAACGAAGCACTGGTTAAAACGTATTTCCACGATCTGGTGTGGGAAGCGTCGCGCCGGTTGGTACTCGATGAGCGTACCCGTCTGGACGGCCGCAAACTCGACGAAATTCGTCAGATTACCTGCGAGCCTGACTTCCTGCCGATGGCGCATGGATCGGCCCTGTTTACCCGGGGTGAAACCCAGTCGCTGACCACCGCAACGCTTGGTACCAAAATGGACGAGCAGATTGTGGACATGGCGATGTACCAGGGTTACAACAAGTTTCTGTTGCATTACAACTTCCCCGGCTTCTCAACGGGTGAGGTGAAACCGAACCGCGGACCGGGTCGGCGCGAGGTCGGTCACGGCAACCTGGCTCACCGGGCGCTCAAAAAAGTAATGCCCCCCGATGCCGATAACCCGTACACAATCCGGGTGGTATCTGATATTCTGGAGTCGAACGGTTCATCGTCGATGGCAACGGTTTGCGCCGGCACCATGGCTCTGATGGACGCCGGGGTGAAAATCAAGGCTCCTGTGGCCGGTATTGCCATGGGTCTGATTTCAGATACCGAGCCCGGCTCGAACAAATACGCCGTACTGTCGGATATTCTGGGCGACGAAGATCACCTGGGTGATATGGACTTCAAGGTAACCGGTACCGAAAACGGTATTACGGCCTGCCAGATGGACATGAAGGTGAACGGCTTGTCGTACGAAGTGTTGACCGAAGCCCTGCAACAAGCGCGGGCGGGCCGTCTGCACATCCTCGGCGAAATGAAGAAAGCCATTGCCGAGGTTCGTTCGGATCTGAAGCCACATGCGCCACGGGCCCACGTGATTCGGATCGACCAGAGCCAGATTGGTGCCGTAATCGGACCCGGTGGTAAAGTCGTACAGGAAATTCAGAAAGAGTCAGGCACCACGGTTGTCATCGAAGAGCGCGACAATGCCGGTTATGTAAGCATCTTTGCGACGAACAAAGAAGGCATGGACAAGGCTATCGCCCGCGTGAAAGGCATTGTGGCCGTACCCGAAATTGGTGAGGAATACGTCGGCAAGGTAAAGACGATTATGCCGTTTGGTGCCTTTGTCGAGTTCCTGCCGAACAAGGACGGACTTTTGCACATTTCCGAGATTAAGTGGGAGCGTCTCGAAACCATGGATGGGGTGCTGGAAGTTGGCGAAGAAGTACGCGTAAAACTGGTTGATATCGATAAAAAGACCGGAAAATACCGTTTGTCG
It includes:
- a CDS encoding polyribonucleotide nucleotidyltransferase — translated: MFQITTQSVPLPDGREITIETGKLARQADGAVVVRLGNTMLLATVVSAKDAKEGVDFLPLSVDYQEKFASAGRIPGSFQRREGRLSDHEILISRLVDRALRPIFPEDYHADTQVMITMISADPEVLPDQLAALAASAALAVSDIPFNGPISEVRVAKIDGAYVINPKTSDLSRASLDLIVGATAQDICMVEGEMNECSEEEIVEALRVAHDVIKQQCAAQKELEAKVGKTEKRQYSHETHDEELRAAVRAACYDKIYAVAQLQQANKKARSEGFKAVRDEYMASLPEGTEVNEALVKTYFHDLVWEASRRLVLDERTRLDGRKLDEIRQITCEPDFLPMAHGSALFTRGETQSLTTATLGTKMDEQIVDMAMYQGYNKFLLHYNFPGFSTGEVKPNRGPGRREVGHGNLAHRALKKVMPPDADNPYTIRVVSDILESNGSSSMATVCAGTMALMDAGVKIKAPVAGIAMGLISDTEPGSNKYAVLSDILGDEDHLGDMDFKVTGTENGITACQMDMKVNGLSYEVLTEALQQARAGRLHILGEMKKAIAEVRSDLKPHAPRAHVIRIDQSQIGAVIGPGGKVVQEIQKESGTTVVIEERDNAGYVSIFATNKEGMDKAIARVKGIVAVPEIGEEYVGKVKTIMPFGAFVEFLPNKDGLLHISEIKWERLETMDGVLEVGEEVRVKLVDIDKKTGKYRLSRKVLLPKPENKN